The Gemmatimonadaceae bacterium DNA segment GATGGGCGCGTGCAACTCTTGGCCATCGCCTACGAGGCGGGACCGCGGCTCTCGCTGATTCGCCACGACCATCCGTTCTTCGGGCCCTTCGATGGCTGGCAGTGGGTCCTGATGATCGCGCGGCACGAACAGCGGCACCTGCTCCAGATGCTCGAAGTCGTCGCCGCCACCAAGTAGCGCGCGGCACGCTTCGGCCCCCGCCGGCGCGGTTAGATTGCCGGGGTGACCCGTCGTCCGATTCCTGAACTGCTCGCGCCTGCTGGCTCGCTCGACGCCGTGCGCGCGGCCGTGGCCAACGGCGCCAACGCCGTGTACTGCGGGGCGTCCAAGTTCAATGCCCGCGACGATGGCGCCCAGCTCAGCCTCGACGAGCTTGAGCAGGCCTGCCTGATCGCGCACGAGCGCGGGGCGCGCATCTACCTCACGCTCAACATCCTGATCAAGCCGCAGGAGATGGCGGACGCGCTCGCCTACCTCGGCGAGTGCATCGACCGCGGCGTCGACGCCGCCATCGTCCAGGACATCGGCCTCATCCGGATGATCCAGCGGGTGTACCCGAGCTTCGAGATTCACGGATCCACTCAACTCACGGTCCACGACGAGAGCGCGGCGCGGGTGATGGAGCGCCTGGGGATCGATCGCGTGGTGCTCGCGCGCGAGAACACGCTGGACGACATCCGGGCCATCCGCCAAGCAGTACCGAACCTCGGGCTCGAGACTTTCGTGCACGGGGCGCTCTGCATCGCGTACAGCGGACAGTGCTATATGTCCGGGATGATCTCCGAGCGCAGCGCAAACCGGGGCTCCTGCGCGCAATCCTGCCGCAAGGACTACGTGCTTCGCGACGCCGCGACGGGCGCCGAACTGGACCGTGGCTATCTCATCTCCGCGAAGGACTTGGGCGCGTGGGAGCACCTAGCCGAGCTTGCCGAGGCGGGCGTCGGCTGCCTGAAGATCGAAGGCCGCAAGAAGAAGCCCGAGTTCGTCGCGACGGTCACGAAGGGCTACCGCGAGTTCCTCGGGCGGGTTGAGCAGGGGCGCTTCGCGGCACCGAGCTTCGAGGAAGTGCAGCCGCTGGTGCAGATCTTCTCACGCGGCTTCACCGGAGGGATGTACGGCGGGCGCGAGGGACGCGGCTACATCACGCGCACGCAGCCGGACAACCGCGGGCTCGAACTCGGCACCGTCGTCGGCTTCGAGCACGGCGAAGTCATCGTCGACGTCCGGGCGCCGATCGCCGAGCGCGATGGGCTCGGCTTCGAGCCGCCGGCCGGCGGGCATCTCGAGAGCGTCGGCTTCGCGGCGGGTCCGGTGCGCACCGTGCAGCACAGGGACGGCATCTGGCGGCAGGCGATCAAGGCGCGCAAGACAGTCCCGCTCGGCTGGACGGTGGTGCGCAACGCGCAGGTGTCGCTGCTCGAATCCGCGCGGTCCACCTACGAAGGGCTGGGTGTGGGCAAGCGCCGTCGCGTGGGGCTCAGCATCAGGTGCTTCGGGTCAGCCGGGGGACCGCTCAAAGCGGTCTTCGTCGCAGGGGAGGATCGCGTGGAGGTCCGCAGCGACGTCCCGCTGGCCCCGGCGCAGAAGCGCGCATTGGACGTCGCGCAGTTGCGGGAGCAGTTCAGCCGGCTCGGAGAGTCGCCCTTCGTGCTCGGCGAACTCGACGCCGGAGGCGTGGCGGCCGGGCTCTTCCTGCCCGTGTCGGAGTTGAATCGGATGCGCCAGGACGCCGTCGCGGCGCTCACGGAGCGGCGCGGCTGGGAACTCGGGACTGCGCTGGCCGAGCGGCAGGCGGCGATCGGCGCGGCGTTGCAGGTAGCGGCCGCGTCGGTGCACGAACCAGCCCAGGCGCCGCAGTTGGTCGCTGAAGTCTGGCGCACGGCGGACGCCGATGCGGCGCTTGCGGCAGGTGCCGATGTGATTGTCTTCGACCCCTTCCTGCGCCACCCGTTCTCGAGCGTGCGCAGCGTCGAGGCGCTGGCCGATCGCGTGGCCGTGGCGGGCGCACAGTTCCGTCTACGGCTCCCGACCATCGTGCGCCCCGAGGACCGCAAGAAGCTGGACAAGTGGCTGGCGATGGGCACTGCGTTGGTGACCGGACATCTCGGTCACCTGGCGGAGTTCGCTGCGGCGGGGCGCGAGGTCTATGCCGACTATGCGGTGAACTGCTTCAACGTGCAGGCCGCGCAGGAGCTGTTCGCGCTCGGTGCGAAGGGTATCACGGCGTCGGTCGAGCTCACCGCCGACGAGATCGGGCAGCTGGTCGCGCCTTGGGGCGGAGCGGGTTTCGAGGTGTTCCTCCACGGCCGCCCCGAGGGGATGACGCTGGAACACTGCGTGCTCAGCGCCGCCTTCGATCGTACGCCGACGCATTGCCGCGACCTCTGCACCAAGCAGCACGTCGATACCCGCCTGACCGACCCGGCCGGTTACGAGTTCCCTGTCGCAACAGACTACGCCTGCCGCAACCGGCTGTTGCATTCGCGTTCGATCGAAGGCAGTGAGTTCCTTCCACAGTTACTGGCGATGGGAATCCGGTCGTATCGGCTGGTCTTTAACGTGCCAGACGATGCGGTCGCGGCGCGCGTGGCGGCGTACCGCGATGCGCTCGATGGTGCGGTGTCGGGCGCGAAGCCCTCGCGGAAGCCGCGCGCGGTGCTCGGTGACGCCGTGACCCGCGGGCACTTCGCGCGCGCAGTCTAGGCCGTCGGTTCCCGCGCCGGCGCCGAGCCCAGCACCGCGCGCACCGAGGTCGCGAGGTCATCGAGCGAGAACGGCTTCGGCAACAGGCGCGCACCGGAGGGAGTGCCGTTGGTCCAACGCAGGGCCTCCTGGCTGAAGCCCGAGATGAACAGCGCGGGCAGCCCGGGCCGCTCGGTTCGGATGCGCGCCACAGCGACGTCGCCGTGGATGCCTGGCATCATCAGGTCGCTGACGATGGCATCGATGCGCTGCGTCGGATCCGACGCGATCTCCACGCCGGTCTCGCCATCTTCAGCCACGAGCACGGTGTATCCCAGCTTGGTGAGCAGCTTCATCGTCACGTCGCGCACCGGAGCTTCGTCTTCCATCAGCAGCACCGTCTCACCGGCGAGCGCACGGGGCAGGGGCGGTTTCGCCGGGGGCGGGGAGGCTTCGTGCGGTGCCACGATGCGCGGGAGGAACAGTGAGAAGGTCGTGCCGCGGCCGGGAACTGAGCTTACCCGGACTTGACCGCCCATCTGCGAGACGGCCCCGTAGACGGTGGCGAGTCCGAGACCGGTTCCGCCGCTGCTGCCCTTCGTCGTGAAGAACGGTTCGAAGATGCGCTCGAGGTGCTCGGCCGCGATGCCGACGCCGGTATCCTCGACGTCCACGCGCAGCCACTCGCCCTGGTCGAGGCCGTGCGAATCACGGCTGTCGAGGCTGACGCCGTAGTTCGTCCCTTTCACGCGCAGTGTGCCGCCTTGGGGCATCGCGTCCCGGGCGTTCACGGCGAGGTTGACCATCACCTGCTCGAACGCCGTGGGGTCGGCGCGGATGGACCACAGCGTCGAGGGGAGGTCGACGTCGAGGTGAATCGTCGGGCCGAGGAGCCGTCGCAGCAAGGGTTCGAGCTCGGCCACGCGAGCGGGGACGTCGAGCAGCCGCGGTTCGATGAGCTGCTGCCGAGCGAACGCCAGCAGGCGGCGCGTCAACTCGGATCCGCGCTTCACGGACTGCCCGATCTCGTCCAAATGGGCCGCCACCTCCTCGTCCTCGAGCCCGCGCTCACGCAGGAGCGTGACGTTGCCCACGATGGCCATCAACAGGTTGTTGAAGTCGTGGGCCACCCCACCGGCCAGACGGCCGATGGCTTCGAGGCGGCGCGCCGAGACCAGTTCGTCTTCGAGGCGCCGCCGCTCGCGCACGTCGCGCAGCGAGACGATGAGCCGTTCGCTCCCGTCCGCTTCGGTGTACGGCCGCGAGACGCCTTCCAGCGGCACGTACTCGCCGCTGGCGTTGCGGACGCGCAGCGGGACCACGGTCGGCACGGTCGGGTCGTGTGCCAGCGAGCGCTGAAGGGAGTCCGCTACGGTGGGGACGTCCTCCGGATGGATGAACTCTAAACCGTTGCGGCCGACCAACTCATTGTGGTCGTAGCCGAGGATGCGGCCCACTGACGGGCTGGCGTACTCCACGAGCACGTCGCCGCGAATCTGGAAGATCATATCGCTCGCGTTCTCGATCAGCGAGCGGAACCATTCCTCGCGCCGGTCGAGCTCGTGCCGTAGGCGTTCTTCCTCCGTGGCATCGTGCGAGAGCACCAGCACGCCGATGATCCGGCCACCTTCGCGCACCGGCGAGAATCGCACGGCGTAGGTGCGGGGGGCCTGACCCCGAACGAACGTGAACTTGGCACGGCGGACCAGCGCGTCGCCTTGCAGCACGCGCGTGAATGCCTCGTTCCAGAACGCCGCTGTCCACTCGTCCATATGCGGCACGATCGGCAGTCCCGGGGCCAGGCGCACGCCTCGACCGAGCTCGACGAGCTCGAGGAAGCGCGAGTTCGCGCTCAAGAGCTTGCCGTCCGTATCCACGATGAAGACCGGGTCGGGACTCGTGGCCAAGGCCGTCGCGAGCGCAGCCTCGCTGGCCGTCGCCGTGCGCTCGGCGGTGCTTCGCGCCTCAGCTTCTTGAACGGCGGTCTCGCGCTCCACTTCCAGCAGCGTGATGAGCATCCCGCTGCCCATTCCCACGAGCAGCAGCGGCAGGCCGCCGAAGGTGAGGAATTGGGCGAGGATCGGACTGGGGCCGAGGAAGTGCGTCAGCGGTTCCAGGAGCCGCAGTGCGGCGTAGGCCAGGAGGCTGCCGGCTAGCAGCGTGCGGGCCAGGCCGGTGGTTTCCGTGCGGAAGCGCAGCAGTTGCAGGCCCACCGCCGCATAGCAACTGCCCCAGGCGAGCGCGAGCAGCGACACGCGGACGAGGTACAGCCGCATCGAGGCATCGGATCGCGGTTCCACGGGCACGAAGAGCAGTACCGCCGCCGCGCCGAGCACGACCGTGAGCGCGAAGACCCTCCACGACGGTCGCGGAGTGCCGGGGGCACAGAGCGTGCGCATTCCCGCCTCGAGCCGCGTGAGATGCCACCACGCCGCACCGATGGACAGCACCGAGAAGCCGATTCGCCAAGGCGCGAGTGCAGTCGCGTTGACGGCGATCAGTGCGAGACCTGCGGCCAGTGCGTAGAGGCCTAGTGCCACCCAGGTCCACATCCACTCGCGCACGTACGGGCGATCGTGCCGCGCGGCCAAGTCGCGGAACGCCAGCGCGAACCCGATCGCCACCGCGACCAGGAGCCCCGACGCTGAGACGAACAGCGGGATGCGCACGAATGGAAGATAGCGCCGGCCCGCCGGCAATGAAGCGATGCCACGGCCACGTGCCCAGCGACTATCCTTCGGCGTGCCCGCAACGAGCCCGCCTCCCACCATCGCCGACGCCCGCGCCGCCCTGCGTGACCGCTTCGGCTTTCCCGACTTCCGGGCGGGGCAGACACAGGCCGTCGAATCCGTGCTCGCGGGGCGTGACACGCTGGTCATCCTGCCCACGGGCGGAGGCAAGTCCCTCTGCTACCAGGTACCGGCGCTGGTCCTCGACGGGCTGACGGTGGTCATCTCGCCGCTCATCTCGTTGATGAAGGACCAGGTCGACGCCCTCGTCGCCCGTGGACTCGCGGCCACCTACATCAACAGCACGCTCTCGGCCGCCGAGGTCAGCGCCCGGATGGCGCGCGTGCAGCAGGGTGAGGTCAAGCTGCTGTACGTGGCGCCGGAGCGCTTCGACCTCGGCCGCGCCGCCGAGCGCCTGCGCGATATCGGGGTGACGCTGCTCGCGGTGGATGAGGCGCACTGCATCAGCGAGTGGGGGCACGACTTCCGGCCCAGCTACCTGCGCGTGAAGGAGGTGCGCAAGCGGCTCGGCAATCCGCCCACCGTCGCCCTCACCGCCACGGCAACGCCCGAGGTACGCGAGGACATCGCGCGGCAGCTCGAGTTGGCCGATCCGACGGTGGTCATCACCGGCTTCGACCGCACCAACCTCGCCTATCACGTCATCCCGGCCAAGAACGATGCGGCCAAGGACGAGGCGCTCGTCGAGCTGCTCCGCGAGCATCTCACCGCACACGCAGAGGGTGTGGCGATCGTGTACGCGTCGACGCGCAAGACCGTCGAGCGCATCGCCGGCGTGCTGACGAAGGCCAAGCTGCCGGCCCTCGCCTATCACGCCGGGCTCGACGACGCGCATCGCGCCGACGTCCAGGACGCGTTTATGAGCGAGCGCGTGCGCGTCATCGTGGCGACGAATGCCTTCGGGATGGGAATCGACAAGCCCAATGTGCGACTGGTCGTGCACCACGCGATGCCCGGAACGCTCGAGGCCTACTATCAGGAAGCCGGACGCGCCGGCCGCGACCGCCTGCCCGCCACGGCGATCCTCTTGCACGCATTCCCCGACCGCTTCACGCACGAATTCTTCATCAAGGGAGCGCTCCCGGAGCGTGAGACCGTCGCCAACGTCTATCGCGCGCTGGTGAAGGCCAGCGGCCGGGATGGCATCGTCACGGCGAGTCCGGCCGAGATTGCCGCAACGGCCACGGGGAAGGTGAGCGACCGCGAGGTCGAGTCCGCGATGCGCATCCTCGGGCGCGCGGGCGCGCTGGCGGTCGCAGATGCCTCGCGCACGATGGCGAACGTGCGCCTGCTCGCGACGCCCGAACGGATCAAGGCCGAGTTGTCGGAAGCGCAGGATGGGCTCGCGCTGGCGCTGCTGCGTTCGCTCTGGAAGCGCGCGAAGGGTGGCTTGCATCGCGGCCTTGTGGCCGACCTCGACGCCCTGCCGCCCGGCGTTGGCGGCGCGATGGGCGCGATGCCGTTGCTCGACGCACTGCAAGCCAAGCAGATGCTCGTCTGGAACCGACTCGGCGAGGGCATCACGCTCACCGATGCGAGCCGGCCGCTCGAGGACTGGCCGGTGGATTGGGCAGGGCTCGATCGCCGCCGCGGCGCCGAGCTGCGCAAGCTGGAGATGGTGCAACAGTACGCGTACACGAAGTATTGCCGCCGCGCCTTCGTGCTCCGCTACTTCGGCGATCCGGCCGCGAAGCCGCGTTGCGACAACTGTGACCGCTGCCTCGGCTTGGTGCACGAGCAACGCGTCAGCGCGACGCCCACGCAGCGAACGCGTGCGCCGCGCGAGCGTGGGCGCGACGGCAAGGCGACGGCCGGGCGCGGTGGCGCGACCGAAGCGCCGCTGACCCGTGAGGAAATCGCGCGCTTCGACGCCCTGAAGTCGCTGCGTACGCGCTTGGCGAAGGAGGAGGAGGTGCCAGCCTACGTCATCTTCCCGGACCGAGCGCTACGCGGCATCGCCAAAGCCAACCCCGCATCCATCGCCCAGCTCGGGGCGGTGTCCGGCGTCGGGCCGGCGCGGCTGGACCGCTACGGCCGCGCCGTCCTCGAGGTGCTGCAGGCGACCTGACTAGTTCCCGTGCCGCTGGCAGACGTCGATGATTTCGCGTTTGAAGCGGCGCGGGTCTTCGAGAATCGGCCAGAGCTGATCGAGATACGCCTTGGCCTCCGCGAGGCGTCGCGGGTCCTGTCCCGGCAGTGGGGTGTTCCAGAGACTGTCCAGCGCCGGCCGCCGCGACTGGAAGTATGCGATCGTCGGCGCCCACTGCTCGGCCGTGCGGCAGGGGCCGCGGTGCAGCCGCTGCCGCACCGTCCGGATGCCGAGCGTCGGGTTCGGCGACGCGTAGCGCGGATTCACCAGCCCCGTCCAATCGAAGTCGTACGCGACCGGTCGGTAGGCTGCCGACTCCGGCGAGCGGAACATCACGATGTTGTGCAGCCCGGAGACCGACCAGTCGGTGTTGCCGATGGCGTACTCCCAGAGCGAGATGCGGTCGATGTAGGGTCCGTCGAAGACGTCCCAGAGCGCCCCCTTCTGCTCGAAGACTTCGAGCTTGTGCTCGTCGGCGACTTCTTCGTCCGTCTCCATAAAGAAGGCCGTCACGGCAATCGGGCGACCGCGACCCGCAGAGTCCACGTAGGTGACGTTCGCCAGCCGCACCCGATGGTGCACGCTGTCGATCAGCGCGTAGCTGCGGTACGCGAGGTACTCCGTATAGATGTACTGCTGATAGTCCGCATTGGCCGGTCGGCAGGGCGTGACGATCTTGAGGCGCGGATTGCCCTGGAGGATCGTCCCCTCGCGGACGTCGCGCGCCGCACGGATGAACAGCGGGGGGAACGTGCAGTTGTTGGTCTGGCGGCGGAAATGTCCGCGGGCGCGCAACTCCACCGGCATCGTCCGGACGTTACCGTCCGCCTCCACCCACGTGAGCTCCGCACCGAACCAGCGCAAGCGTGTCGAGTCGCGCTCGCGCGTCAGGTCGCGCAGGTTGGTCGTGAGCGTGACGGTGATGGGCGCCTCCTCGCGAAACATCGGCTGCGAGGCGAGCGGTGCCGCAGAGAGCAGGCCAAGAACGAGAAGCGCAGCAAGACGGGGCATCAGCGGATTTCCACGCCGCGCAGCGGCGAATCGGGGAGACGGCTCAGGTCGTCGGAGACGACCCCGGGCGTGACGGTGGGCGCGAGCGTGACGCCGTACTCGAGGACCCGGACGTCGTTCTCGCGCACGCTCCCGAGGAATTTCCACTCGGCGAACAGTGCAGGGAAGAGCGGCTCGCAGCGCGCGCGGGCCGCGTCGGCGTCTACCGCGCGGAGGCGCAGCAGCTTGTCGTAGCGCGGCGCGCGTTCCGAGACCGAGTCCTCCTCGGCGAGGTCGGGGTCGTTGCGCTTGCGGCGCCGCCAGGCGCGGTCGGCCAGTGCCTCGAGTTGCTCCGGCGACATCGACTTCAGCACCTCGTCGTCCATCTTGGCGATGAAGGTGCCGGTGCGACTCGCGATAGCGAGCGCCTTCTCGAGCCGCTTTTCGGCCGCCTTGCCCTCCAGCGCCATCGGGCGACCGAAATCAGACCACCAGAGGATGAGCATCAGGACGTTGAACCCAATCGAGATGGCCCAGGCCACCGATGGTGCGACGGCCGCGGCCATCCCGACGCCGATGACCACGAAGATGCCGGCCGCGTCCTTGGAGTCGTCAAGCGAGGTGCGGAAACGCACTGCGGCGACGATGCCACCCAGCGAGAAGGCCAGTGCCAAGGAATGCTTGACCAACACGACGATTCCCGCCGCGACCACCGGCAGGATCAAGTACGTCTGCACCACCGATTGTTGGAAGCCCTTCTTCCGCCGCGTCAGGGTGTAGATCCACGCGACCGGCAGTGCGCTGGCGAAGGCCGTGATCATCGCGATGCTGGCGGCCAGCGCCGTCGGGATGCTCGCCGGAGCCCGCTCGCCGACCGGCGGGGCGCCTCCGACGAGTTCGGCCAGCGTCTCGCCGCCGAGGACGCCCCAGCCTGCCGCCGAGGTGCCGCGCAGCACCCACGCGACGCCGCCGCAGAGCGCGTAGTACAGCAGCGTGCGCGCGTACACATTGCGCCAGACGAAGGATCGCGTGATGTCGGCCATTGGGTGGGGACGGAGGAATCGCCACGAAACTGTGACGCCGGCGCGTGCGGGGCAACTGCCACAGACCGGCGACAGGGGGTAGAATACGAGCGTCCCCCCACAGAATCTCGCAATGCGCCTCTCCCGCCTCGCGCCGCTCCTGCCGCTCCTCCTCGTTTCCGCCGTCCCCGCCTGCGCGCAGGGGCGCGGTCAGCCGACGGCGGTGGCCGCGCCGGCGGAGGTGGCCCCGACGCCGCAGGGTCCGCGCCCTCGCCTCGTGATTTTGGTGACGGTGGACCAACTGCGTCCTGACTATCTCACCCATTGGCGTGAGCAGCTCACCGGTGGCTACAAGATGCTGGTGGACCAGGGCCGCTTCTTCAGCGAGGCCGTGCACGACCACGCGGTGACCGAGACGGCGCCGGGCCACGCATCCACGCTTTCTGGGCGTTTCCCGTACAGCACCGGCATCGCCAGCAACTCGGCGGGCGTCAACACACAGGCGGCGCCACTCATCGAGAGCGACGGCGTCGGCGCCTCGCCCTTCCGCTTCAAGGGCAGCACGCTGGCTGACTGGCTCGCCGCGGCTGATCCGCAGACGCGCGTGCTCTCGGTGGCGCGGAAGGATCGCGGCGCCATTCTCCCCATCGGGACGGCGCGGCGCGACGTGTACTGGTACGCGCAGCGCTCCGGGAAGTTCACCACCAGCACCTACTATCGCGATACGCTGCCCACCTGGGTGCGCGCCTTCAACGACGAGGATCACGCCGGCACGCGCTACGCGGGGCAGACGTGGAACCTCCTGCTGCCCGAGGCGGCGTACCCAGAGCCTGACTCCGTGCCCTTTGAGAGTCGCGGGCAAGGTTTCCTGTTCCCGCACCAGCTTCCCGACGACCCCGAGCTCGCGCGCAACCAGATCCTGTCGTTCCCGTGGATGGACCAGATGACGCTGGACTTCGCGTGGCGCGGCATCCGCGAGATGGACCTCGGTGGTCAGGCGAACCGAACCGATCTCTTGGCAGTCTCGTTGTCCACGACCGACGCCGTCGGCCACCGCTGGGGGCCGGACTCCCGCGAGTTGCACGACCAGGTGCTGCGCGTGGATCGGATGCTCGGCGCGTTCCTCGATTCAGTCTTCGCCCTGCGCGGGCGTGACAACGTCGTCATTGCACTCACGGCCGACCACGGCGTCGCGCCGATCCCCGAGGTGCGCTCGCGCTGGGGAGACAATTCCAAGGCTGGCCGCTTGAACACGGGCTCGTTCGAACGAGTCATCCAGGCCGTCGCACCAATGGTTCAGCGCGCCGGAATCCCCGGCGACGCGGTCCAGCTTGATTGGGGCGTGCTCGAGGTGGACCGGAGCCGCACGCAAGGCAAGGAGCGGGAGTTGCTGGCCATCGCCCGCGCCTTCGCGCGCGAGGCGCGTCGCATTCCGGGCGTGATGCGCGTGGACGTCATCGACGACCTCGCTCGTGTCGACACCGTGCGCGACACCTACGCGCGGCGCTGGTTGCATATGTTCCGCCCGGGCGGCGAGGCGCTTGCCGTCGTCACGCTCGAGCCGTACTGGCTGGCGGGCACCGGTTCGATTGCAACCCACGGGTCACCACACGACTACGATGCGAAGGTGCCGGTCATCTTCTGGGGCGCTGCCTTCGCCGCCGGCCTCGACACCGGCTCCGCCCGCGTCGTGGACATCGCCCCCACGCTGGCGCAGCTCCTCGGCATCACCCCGTCTGAAACGCTTGACGGTGTGGTGCTCAGTCGAGCCTTCAAGCGCTAAGTCCTCCTCGCAGTCAGGACGGAAGCGTGAGCCTCCCGTCTTGTCGCTTCCGTCTTCCGTCCTCCGTCCTCAATGCACGACAGCATCTACTTTGAAGATCACCATCTCGCGACGCGCGAGATGGTCCGCGCCTTCGCCCGGGAAGAAGTCGCCCCGGTCGCGCGACAGTTCGACGAGTCCCAGGAGTTCCCCTGGGACAACGTCAAGAAGATGGCGGACCTCGGCCTGCTCGGAATTCCCTGGAGCGAAGAGCTCGGCGGGGCGGGGCTGGACACCATCTCGTTCATCATCGCCATCGAGGAGTTGGCTCGCGTCTGCGCCTCGCACTCCATCACCATCTCGGCGCATACGACGCTAGGCACCTCGCCGATCGTGAACTTCGGGAGCCGCGCCCAGGTCGAGCGTTTCGTACCGACGCTTGCGTCGGGCTCTGTACTCGGCGGCTTCGGCCTCACCGAGCCCAGTGCCGGCTCCGACGCCGGCGGCACGCAGTCGCGGGCGGTCAAGAAGGGCGGCAAGTACGTCCTCAACGGGACGAAGCGCTTCATCACCCACGGCGGCGTCGGTGAGGTGTTCGTCGTCACGGCGGTGACTGACCCCGCGGCCGGGACCAAGGGCATCTCCAGCTTCATCCTCACCAAGGACACCTGCGACCTCGAGGCGGCGGCCCGCGTGGGGATGGGGCACGACCCCAGCTTCGGCGCGATGCCCGGATTCCGCGCCGGTAAGAAGGAAGACAAGCTCGGCTGGCGCGCTTCGGACACCCGCGAGCTGATCTTCGAGGACGTCGAGGTCCCGGCCGAGAACCTGCTCGGCGAGGAGGGGCGCGGCTTCATCAATTTTATGAAGACGCTCGATGCCGGGCGCATCGGCATCGCGGCGCTGTCGCTGGGCGTGGCACAGGGCGCCTTTGAGCAGGCGCTGGAGTACACCGGCGTGCGGAAGCAGTTCGGCAAGCGCATCGCCGAGTTCCAGGGCGTGCACTTTCAGCTCTCCGATATGGCGACGGAAATAGAGGCGGCGCGCCACCTCGTCTACCACGCTGCCTGGCTCAGCCAGCACGGACACCCGTACTCGAAGGAAGCCGCGATGGCCAAGCTCTTCGCCTCGGAGTTGGCGATGCGCACGACCATCAAGGCCATCCAGCTCCACGGCGGCTACGGCTACACCAAGGACTATCCCGTCGAGCGGATGATGCGTGATGCCAAGATCGGGGAGATCGGGGAGGGCACGTCCGAGGTACAGCGGATGGTGATTGCCCGGCAGCTGATCAGCGACCTAGGTCGCTAGGGCGCAGCGGGTTTCGTCCTTGCGAAACCTGACGCGAATGCCTACCAATAGAGGGTCAATCGTCACTTCCAGCGCCCCGCTCCGGCGGGGCGCGTTCCGTACCGGGCGGATTCGCCCGGCCCTCCCGAGGTCCGTTCCCCTGATGCTGGATCGTACGCAGCGCCGACTCCAACTCTCGGTCGTCCCGACCGCCCTGCGTGGGCGGCTCGTTGGGACGCGCCGGGCGGTGGCTGCGTGGCCGATCCTGAACGGCTCCGGGAGCTCTCTCTCCCAGAACATCGATGAAGCGCGAGATCCTGATCAGCGCGACCCAGCGGGAAATCCGGGTTGCGATCCTCGAGGACGAACAGCTCGTTGAGTTGCAGGTCGACCGTCCCGAGAACAAGCGGATGGTCGGAGACATCTATCTCGGCAAGGTGGAGGCGGTGCAGCCCGGGCTGCAGGCGGCCTTCGTCGGTATTGGCACCGAGAAGAGCGCCTTCCTCCATAACTCCGACCTCGCGTACGACGAGGACGGGGACGAGGATGACGACGAGGATGAAGACGAGGACGACGCCCCCGGCGCGGATGGCGCGGAGCCGGACGCTGGCGCGGACGCCGACTCCTCACCCGCGGAAAGCGAATCCGGCAACGGCAAGGACGGCGGCAAGGGCCGGGGTGGCCGTCGCGGTCGTGGTCGCCGGCGTCGCAAGGAGCCGCCGCAGATCCAGGACGTCCTGAAGCGCGGCCAGTCGCTCATCGTCCAGGTCAGCAAGGAACCGATCTCCACCAAGGGCCCCCGCGTCACCGCTCAGGTGTCGTTGGCCGGGCGCTTCCTGGTGTATATGCCGTTC contains these protein-coding regions:
- a CDS encoding acyl-CoA dehydrogenase; its protein translation is MHDSIYFEDHHLATREMVRAFAREEVAPVARQFDESQEFPWDNVKKMADLGLLGIPWSEELGGAGLDTISFIIAIEELARVCASHSITISAHTTLGTSPIVNFGSRAQVERFVPTLASGSVLGGFGLTEPSAGSDAGGTQSRAVKKGGKYVLNGTKRFITHGGVGEVFVVTAVTDPAAGTKGISSFILTKDTCDLEAAARVGMGHDPSFGAMPGFRAGKKEDKLGWRASDTRELIFEDVEVPAENLLGEEGRGFINFMKTLDAGRIGIAALSLGVAQGAFEQALEYTGVRKQFGKRIAEFQGVHFQLSDMATEIEAARHLVYHAAWLSQHGHPYSKEAAMAKLFASELAMRTTIKAIQLHGGYGYTKDYPVERMMRDAKIGEIGEGTSEVQRMVIARQLISDLGR
- a CDS encoding DUF4956 domain-containing protein — encoded protein: MADITRSFVWRNVYARTLLYYALCGGVAWVLRGTSAAGWGVLGGETLAELVGGAPPVGERAPASIPTALAASIAMITAFASALPVAWIYTLTRRKKGFQQSVVQTYLILPVVAAGIVVLVKHSLALAFSLGGIVAAVRFRTSLDDSKDAAGIFVVIGVGMAAAVAPSVAWAISIGFNVLMLILWWSDFGRPMALEGKAAEKRLEKALAIASRTGTFIAKMDDEVLKSMSPEQLEALADRAWRRRKRNDPDLAEEDSVSERAPRYDKLLRLRAVDADAARARCEPLFPALFAEWKFLGSVRENDVRVLEYGVTLAPTVTPGVVSDDLSRLPDSPLRGVEIR
- a CDS encoding alkaline phosphatase family protein; its protein translation is MRLSRLAPLLPLLLVSAVPACAQGRGQPTAVAAPAEVAPTPQGPRPRLVILVTVDQLRPDYLTHWREQLTGGYKMLVDQGRFFSEAVHDHAVTETAPGHASTLSGRFPYSTGIASNSAGVNTQAAPLIESDGVGASPFRFKGSTLADWLAAADPQTRVLSVARKDRGAILPIGTARRDVYWYAQRSGKFTTSTYYRDTLPTWVRAFNDEDHAGTRYAGQTWNLLLPEAAYPEPDSVPFESRGQGFLFPHQLPDDPELARNQILSFPWMDQMTLDFAWRGIREMDLGGQANRTDLLAVSLSTTDAVGHRWGPDSRELHDQVLRVDRMLGAFLDSVFALRGRDNVVIALTADHGVAPIPEVRSRWGDNSKAGRLNTGSFERVIQAVAPMVQRAGIPGDAVQLDWGVLEVDRSRTQGKERELLAIARAFAREARRIPGVMRVDVIDDLARVDTVRDTYARRWLHMFRPGGEALAVVTLEPYWLAGTGSIATHGSPHDYDAKVPVIFWGAAFAAGLDTGSARVVDIAPTLAQLLGITPSETLDGVVLSRAFKR